The window CTTCAGCCATTGATCTCCACTCTTgaagtttcttgaaaatttcAGTCTGAGCCTTATAAATCAACATATTTCGTAATTCAAACAACGACAACTCTTTTGTGCTGTAATGCTTACGAGTACCTGAAAAAACATGAATCCTTTCTGTTCCCATGTTAGCTTTTCCTGATTCATTAAAATTGCCCAAACTGCTTGATCCATCTCTCATGGTCATATGATTTGTATTGTACATGTAAATATCATCTGTCCTTATTTTCTTCATAGGTTTTTTGGCATTACTAAAAGGACCATCAGACCTCTTATGCAAATGACTCCTCTCCCATGCAGCAATTGATTCTCTTCTTGTCTCACTTGACAGCTGCTTAACATCTGCAGCAGAAACAGAAGATGATCCATCTTTTTTAACAAAGCCAGCCATTTTGGAGTGAGGACCAAACTGGAAATTTGTGTTATCAAAAGAAGATATGCCTATAGGACCGCTGGATTGTAAATTTTGAGAAACTGCAACAGTTCTTCCTGGATTCACAGGGTGATTCCTTCCAACATTGGGATGTTGCCGAGAAGACTTCTGATGATGTTGCCGAGAAGACCAACTAGATGACTTAAAAACGTTGGGAGGGGGACCCTTCTCTATAGCCACAAAAGCTTGTTTGCAATTGGGACATAAAAGGGTTTGATTCAAATATGTCCTGAGATACTCATAATGTGTCTTGCATTTATTACAGATAGTCCAAAAGGTACCAACATTTGTATGTGGAGGAGGAATGGAGGGTGGATGTGGATGTGCCCGAGCATCATTATTTCCAGTTCTAATGCTTGAAGTAGCATTcttgttatgttttttataaccatttgaacTGGGTGCTTTTGATTGAGTCCCGACATGGTTGGGAGCATTATGCTGAAATCCTTCCAATCTCCTGTTCTGGTTATATGCTAGTCTTTTGACCTTATCTGATAGTAAACTCCATGCCTCTGAAACAAGCTTGAATGCACCTTCTGCACCTGGAGACTTGTTTTTATCAGGGTGAAGATTTAGAGCCAGCTTTCTGTACTGCTTCCTAACCGTCTCTTCATCAGCATATGGATACACTCCAAGTATACCATACCAATCCATTTCTCCATGTATTTTATTCTCGGCACAGATATAAACATCAAGTGTTGTTAGCAACTGGGAAAGACCCTCCAGTGCAGGAAACAAATTTAGAGCCTTGAGAGCAAACTTTTTTGCACCAGCATATTCCCTTTCAGTAAATTTCCTCTCTGCTATTTCTTTGGCCCTGGCAGCCTCATCTTTGTTGCATTCCATGTTTTCCCAGTCGTCTCAGGCTCAGCTCTTAATATGTTGCTTCCTCACGTAGCTAAAATACAAAAGACTTTAACCATCAGTGTTGGATTCCATAAAACCCTTGTTTGATGAACCTTCAATTGTGCACCAGAACCAcagaaggaaaaaatgaaacatgCTACAAAAATTCTTAAGATCCAAGTAGTGGATCAACAATTATAAGTaaaccaaaaattcaaaattgtgtCACAGATATTCaaaactattaataaaaaaacctatGGTGGTaagtaattcaaaattttcttacCATCTAGGATAAGACCAATGGTCAAGTTTTCTATCATCCAAGATTCCTTTCAAATGCTATAGGTTCCAAAACCTAATTATATGGCAGATTTCACAaggtcattttaaaaaatgagatcCTATACAACTTCTCAACATAAAGTGTTTACTCAGGAACAGGAAGTGCATTTAttcttcaaaatattgaaaGTTTAAACATCTTGGAAAATAAATAGACAATAAGTATTCACCATTTTATATCTTCTAAATATCTTGGCAATCCAATCCCCAGTCAATGGtcatcaaaaccaaaagagaaggaaagttttaaaaaatttattgaactCTGGGTAAACACAAACTGAAGATTCCAAAGAATGGAGTAAAAAGAAAACGACCAAAATTTAAACATCAATATGTTAAATATCATACATCTCAATTCTAACATTTCAACAAAACACGAAACttgaaaatgttaaatttaatgagtaaaaatgaaaacttaTTCTCTAAGTTTTGTTTGATTCATGGTAGTTAATAGTGTGCAATAGCAGCAGGCGTTGTGGCACCCTGCCGCTCCTCCAAGGGTCACAGAGTCGTACCTGGCCGTCACGACTGGAGCAGCAGTTTTCACTGCCAAAATTGCAGATAATGGCAGCTGGTTGCGCCACCACAGTTCTACAGCTTCTATTGACCGTTCCACTCTCAAAGTTGCACTTGCTGCTAGTGGGTCAGAGAAGAGAGATGACCCAATCACAACCCTAACTCTAAACAACAAtgtaatgtgttttttttaaaaaaaaaaactattaaatttgGCAACTTGCCCGTTTAGGGACAATATCACAATATCAAACTACATTTCAAAACTCGAGGTAGCTAGCTAGCATCATGGACCACGGATTCAAAAGTaccaaatttgaaaattcagcaaaaaaaaaaaagaacaccataacaaatatatttaaaataaataaacaaaaccacAAAATTGAACATGTTGATTAAGATCACAAATCATCCAAGTAACACAACTCATGGCATAAACGaagggaataaaaaaaagaaacggGACCTCGCCATTTCAGAGAGTAAAGAAGAGCGCCATGGATCTACAGGGACATGCATTTTTCAAACGACACGTAACGATCGAAATTCGGAGGTGGAAATTCCGCAATCGGATCCAGTGCGCGTTGAACTGAAACCCTAGACCGAATCGCTACCCGAATCCGAAGAGCAAGATTTTTGCGCGGTAACGAAGAGAAGGACAGTAAAGTAAAAGTAAAGTAAAGAAAAtggaatgaaaattaaaaagtgaaattACCAGATTGGAGAGAGGAGGCAGTGTGTGGAATTTGAATCAGAGAAGACCATCACCATGCACAGCACAAAATGACCTATCTGTCAAAACACCATCCGAAGAAGAATCTCTAACTGCTCCCGAATACTTGAGAAAATGGCAAGTTTTGAGCCCttttgttttcctcttttttattcttaaccCAAACACCcctttttttataatgtatcGGGACCATAAACCTTAACTAGGGTTAATTTTTAACTCGTGGTTTTAGATTATagcttaataataataacaacttcAGTTCTCAAGCATTGAATGTCTATTTTACAATAACTATGTGAAACTTGAATGAGAAAATAAAGTGATATTAAAGTTAATCATAAtacatcttttcattttttttaatttagacatcaattcacttaaaaaaaggaaatctaatttatatattatatatcctaAATTGATGAAAATACTATATAAACTTAACTTATTTTCAATCAGATAGatacatttttattcttaatatacaTAAACACACTTTAGGAAAGgtaaattcaagtaaaattttccAATTAAATCTATCTATCcatttccttttatattttttcaataaattaatggtttgtatttttttcataaaaatatatacttgcaaaaaaaaatgtgttgtatAAATATTAAGAGTTTTCATGAATTGGATTGGTTTGAGATTAGGAAAAAGTTAAActtaaattgattatatttaatttggtaGGTTTGGTTTGAgttttgaaattgttttaattaacacaaataaaaaattaatcaatctaATCAAGATTGAGTTAATTAAGATTGGGTTAGTTTAGTATGACGCATCAAGTTGAAATATAATTGACTTGATTTAGATTTAtagtgaaaataattaattaaccaaataaatatgaactaatttaattaattttatttgtattgtaGGGTTCATAGGATCAATTTGATCCAAAGAACTctcttaataaatatatttcttgttattgttttaagaataaaataatcatatgttTTAAATGGttcaaagaaagaaatttttttaattgtataatatTGCACACTTTcaattcaattatattattCTAAGGTTCAGATTAACAGTGTGATTTAG of the Glycine max cultivar Williams 82 chromosome 13, Glycine_max_v4.0, whole genome shotgun sequence genome contains:
- the LOC100792212 gene encoding uncharacterized protein, whose product is MECNKDEAARAKEIAERKFTEREYAGAKKFALKALNLFPALEGLSQLLTTLDVYICAENKIHGEMDWYGILGVYPYADEETVRKQYRKLALNLHPDKNKSPGAEGAFKLVSEAWSLLSDKVKRLAYNQNRRLEGFQHNAPNHVGTQSKAPSSNGYKKHNKNATSSIRTGNNDARAHPHPPSIPPPHTNVGTFWTICNKCKTHYEYLRTYLNQTLLCPNCKQAFVAIEKGPPPNVFKSSSWSSRQHHQKSSRQHPNVGRNHPVNPGRTVAVSQNLQSSGPIGISSFDNTNFQFGPHSKMAGFVKKDGSSSVSAADVKQLSSETRRESIAAWERSHLHKRSDGPFSNAKKPMKKIRTDDIYMYNTNHMTMRDGSSSLGNFNESGKANMGTERIHVFSGTRKHYSTKELSLFELRNMLIYKAQTEIFKKLQEWRSMAEAKITKKDKGNKRKKSTFNDKTTGPEKGSTINGNRHVDSDSIPVKSDDTEKEKAAYVTINVPDPDFHNFDLDRTENSFAEDQVWAAYDDDDGMPRYYARIHKVVSTKPFRMRISWLNSRSNSELGPIDWVGSGFYKTCGDFRTGKHEITESLNSFSHKVRWTKGTRGVVRIFPRKGEVWALYRNWSPDWNENTLDEVIHKYDMVEVLEDFNEEEGLLVSPLVKVDAFRTVFHRHSHDQGRKIPKVEIFRFSHQVPNYLLTGQEAHNAPKGCRELDPAATPLDLQTTTEEVLNNVGKSKEDTFPGSPENHDAGKGKNASKHNIEAILDEDGKQVKYDR